In a genomic window of Bradyrhizobium ontarionense:
- a CDS encoding usg protein, with product MGSKVEVSEDFRKQVLGYGLTTAQILYRMPDHRSLLQTYVWQNYDLFPKFPALQDFLSFWEQKIEGPLFSVTVAHSKLIKPAELRAVDGVFVLH from the coding sequence ATGGGTTCGAAGGTTGAGGTTTCCGAGGACTTTCGGAAACAGGTGTTGGGTTATGGGCTGACGACGGCGCAGATCCTGTATCGGATGCCGGATCACCGCTCGCTGCTTCAAACCTATGTCTGGCAGAACTACGACCTGTTTCCGAAATTCCCGGCGCTGCAGGACTTCCTGTCGTTCTGGGAGCAGAAGATCGAGGGGCCGCTGTTCTCCGTCACGGTGGCGCATTCCAAGCTGATCAAGCCGGCCGAGCTGCGCGCCGTCGACGGCGTGTTCGTGCTGCATTGA
- the groL gene encoding chaperonin GroEL (60 kDa chaperone family; promotes refolding of misfolded polypeptides especially under stressful conditions; forms two stacked rings of heptamers to form a barrel-shaped 14mer; ends can be capped by GroES; misfolded proteins enter the barrel where they are refolded when GroES binds) yields the protein MSAKDVKFGVDARDRMLRGVDILANAVKVTLGPKGRNVVLDKSFGAPRITKDGVTVAKEIELEDKFENMGAQMVREVASKSADAAGDGTTTATVLAQAIVREGAKAVAAGMNPMDLKRGIDLAVEAVVADLVKNSKKVTSNDEIAQVGTISANGDAEIGKFLADAMKKVGNEGVITVEEAKSLETELDVVEGMQFDRGYISPYFVTNADKMRVEMDDAYILINEKKLSSLNELLPLLEAVVQTGKPLVIVAEDVEGEALATLVVNRLRGGLKVAAVKAPGFGDRRKAMLQDIAILTGGQAISEDLGIKLENVTLAMLGRAKKVMIDKENTTIVNGAGKKADIEARVQQIKAQIEETTSDYDREKLQERLAKLAGGVAVIRVGGATEVEVKERKDRVDDAMHATRAAVEEGILPGGGVALLRASEQLKGLRTKNDDQKTGIEIVRKALSAPARQIAINAGEDGSVIVGKILEKDQYAYGFDSQTGEYVNLVSKGIIDPTKVVRAAIQNAASVAALLITTEAMVAELPKKNAGGPAMPPGGGMGGMDF from the coding sequence ATGTCAGCAAAAGACGTAAAGTTCGGCGTCGACGCCCGCGACCGCATGCTGCGCGGCGTGGACATCCTCGCCAATGCGGTCAAGGTCACGCTCGGTCCGAAGGGCCGTAACGTCGTCCTCGACAAGTCGTTCGGCGCTCCGCGCATCACCAAGGACGGCGTCACCGTCGCCAAGGAGATCGAACTCGAGGACAAGTTCGAGAACATGGGCGCGCAGATGGTGCGCGAAGTCGCCTCCAAGTCCGCTGATGCGGCCGGCGACGGCACCACCACCGCGACCGTGCTGGCCCAGGCCATCGTGCGCGAAGGCGCCAAGGCGGTTGCCGCCGGCATGAACCCGATGGATCTGAAGCGCGGCATCGACCTCGCGGTCGAGGCGGTCGTTGCAGACCTCGTCAAGAACTCCAAGAAGGTCACGTCGAACGACGAGATCGCCCAGGTCGGCACCATCTCCGCCAATGGCGACGCCGAGATCGGCAAGTTCCTCGCCGACGCGATGAAGAAGGTCGGCAACGAGGGTGTCATCACCGTCGAGGAAGCCAAGTCGCTGGAGACCGAGCTCGACGTCGTCGAGGGCATGCAGTTCGACCGCGGCTACATCTCGCCCTACTTCGTCACCAATGCCGACAAGATGCGCGTCGAGATGGATGACGCCTACATCCTGATCAACGAGAAGAAGCTGTCGTCGCTCAACGAGCTGCTGCCGCTGCTCGAGGCCGTGGTGCAGACCGGCAAGCCGCTGGTCATCGTCGCCGAGGACGTCGAGGGCGAGGCGCTGGCCACCCTGGTCGTCAATCGCCTGCGTGGCGGCCTGAAGGTCGCGGCCGTCAAGGCTCCGGGCTTCGGCGATCGCCGCAAGGCCATGCTGCAGGACATCGCGATCCTGACCGGCGGCCAGGCGATCTCGGAAGATCTCGGCATCAAGCTCGAGAACGTCACGCTCGCCATGCTCGGTCGCGCCAAGAAGGTGATGATCGACAAGGAGAACACCACGATCGTCAACGGCGCCGGCAAGAAGGCCGACATCGAGGCGCGCGTGCAGCAGATCAAGGCGCAGATCGAGGAGACCACCTCGGACTACGATCGTGAGAAGCTGCAGGAGCGTCTGGCCAAGCTCGCAGGCGGCGTCGCGGTGATCCGCGTCGGCGGCGCGACCGAGGTCGAGGTCAAGGAGCGCAAGGATCGCGTGGATGACGCGATGCATGCGACCCGCGCGGCTGTCGAGGAAGGCATCCTGCCGGGCGGCGGCGTCGCCCTGCTCCGTGCTTCCGAGCAGCTCAAGGGCCTGCGCACCAAGAACGACGACCAGAAGACCGGCATCGAGATCGTCCGCAAGGCGCTCTCCGCTCCGGCCCGCCAGATCGCGATCAACGCAGGCGAGGACGGCTCGGTCATCGTCGGCAAGATCCTGGAGAAGGACCAGTACGCCTATGGCTTCGACAGCCAGACCGGCGAGTATGTGAACCTGGTCTCCAAGGGTATCATCGACCCGACCAAGGTGGTTCGCGCCGCGATCCAGAACGCCGCCTCCGTGGCTGCGCTGCTGATCACGACCGAAGCCATGGTCGCCGAGCTGCCGAAGAAGAACGCCGGCGGCCCCGCGATGCCTCCGGGCGGCGGCATGGGCGGCATGGACTTCTAA
- the groES gene encoding co-chaperone GroES has protein sequence MAFRPLHDRVVVKRIDAEEKTAGGIIIPDSAKEKPSQGEVVGVGPGARDESGKLVPLDVQVGDRVLFGKWSGTEVKIDGQELLIMKESDIMGVITETASKKKAAA, from the coding sequence ATGGCTTTCCGTCCGCTTCACGACCGCGTCGTGGTCAAGCGCATCGACGCCGAAGAGAAGACCGCTGGCGGCATCATCATTCCCGATTCGGCCAAGGAAAAGCCCTCGCAGGGCGAAGTCGTCGGCGTGGGCCCCGGCGCCCGCGACGAGAGCGGCAAGCTGGTTCCGCTCGACGTCCAGGTCGGCGATCGCGTGCTGTTCGGCAAGTGGTCCGGCACCGAGGTCAAGATCGACGGCCAGGAGCTCCTCATCATGAAGGAGAGCGACATCATGGGCGTGATCACCGAGACCGCGTCGAAGAAGAAGGCGGCCGCCTAA
- the lepB gene encoding signal peptidase I: MTSLDAGAVRPREPWWAIAAVFIAGFALLCLLLASPVLIRTFLYQPFSIPARSMMPTLLVGDYVFASKYTYGWGRYTWPFSSWPFTPPASGRIWGRDPVRGDVVVFRLKDGKTDYIKRVVGLGGDRIQMKQGVLYINDRAVARERLTDVIGADACGGGNPERVKRWRETLPEGASYETLDCVDNGFFDDTNVQVVPPGHLFMLGDNRDNSTDSRVMSQMGFIPVEDVIGRAGLIFFSSANGGRGQPGKLRSERIGTMVK, from the coding sequence ATGACGAGCTTGGACGCCGGAGCCGTTAGGCCGCGCGAGCCGTGGTGGGCGATCGCGGCCGTCTTCATCGCAGGTTTCGCGTTGCTGTGCCTGCTGCTGGCCTCGCCGGTGCTGATCCGGACCTTTCTCTATCAGCCGTTCAGCATTCCGGCGCGGTCGATGATGCCGACCTTGCTGGTCGGCGACTATGTCTTCGCCTCGAAATACACCTATGGCTGGGGCCGCTACACTTGGCCGTTCTCCTCCTGGCCGTTCACGCCGCCAGCATCGGGGCGCATCTGGGGCCGCGATCCCGTGCGCGGCGATGTCGTGGTGTTCAGGCTGAAGGACGGCAAGACCGACTACATCAAGCGCGTGGTCGGTCTCGGCGGCGATCGCATCCAGATGAAGCAGGGCGTGCTCTACATCAACGATCGCGCGGTGGCGCGCGAGCGGCTGACCGATGTGATCGGAGCCGACGCGTGTGGCGGGGGCAACCCCGAGCGCGTCAAGCGCTGGCGCGAGACCTTGCCGGAGGGGGCGAGCTACGAGACGCTGGATTGCGTCGACAACGGCTTCTTCGACGACACCAATGTCCAGGTCGTCCCGCCGGGCCATCTGTTCATGCTGGGCGACAACCGGGACAATTCCACTGACAGTCGGGTGATGTCGCAGATGGGCTTCATTCCGGTGGAGGACGTGATCGGTCGCGCGGGGTTGATCTTCTTTTCGAGCGCGAACGGCGGGAGAGGCCAGCCCGGGAAGCTTCGTTCTGAGCGGATCGGGACGATGGTGAAGTAG
- a CDS encoding RtcB family protein: MIDGDTLITWGFKPGRWFKQALDTANMMRAGGADDDAIFAALQTLQPVETLMRTNGVPFAMLIEAESELERANVAAVTQHMDALMRVPTIVAGAVMPDACPSGTALGTIPVGGVVACEDAIHPGFHSSDICCSVAVTVFGRKDDPKRVLDAVHDVTHFGPGGRDRLHQPPDEVMAAFDANPFLKGLERFAIGHFATQGDGNHFAYVGHLRSTGQVALVTHHGSRGLGAQIYKRGMAVAKRHTAIHAPKVPDHSAWIKASSDDGRAYWEALQAARLWTKSNHHAIHDLAAARLGNKVVDRFWNEHNFVFRKSDGLYYHGKGATPNWSGFSADDDGRTIVPLNMAEPVLILGHRDNKDALGFAPHGAGRNLGRKAFLRENRPELPVGIDARFYCGKADLSELPQAYKNAASVRSQIARFGLGDVIDEVIPYGSIMAGDWEADAPWRKGR; this comes from the coding sequence ATGATCGACGGAGACACTCTGATTACCTGGGGCTTCAAGCCGGGGCGCTGGTTCAAGCAGGCGCTGGACACCGCCAACATGATGCGCGCCGGCGGCGCCGATGACGATGCGATCTTCGCGGCGCTGCAGACGCTGCAGCCGGTCGAAACCCTGATGCGCACCAACGGCGTGCCGTTCGCGATGCTGATCGAGGCGGAGAGCGAGCTGGAGCGCGCCAATGTCGCGGCGGTTACTCAGCACATGGATGCGTTGATGCGGGTGCCGACCATCGTGGCCGGCGCGGTGATGCCGGACGCCTGCCCGTCGGGGACGGCGCTCGGGACCATTCCCGTGGGCGGCGTCGTCGCCTGCGAGGACGCGATCCATCCGGGTTTCCACTCCTCCGACATCTGCTGCTCAGTCGCCGTCACGGTGTTTGGCCGCAAGGATGATCCGAAGCGGGTGCTCGACGCCGTGCACGACGTCACCCATTTCGGGCCCGGCGGCCGCGACCGGCTGCATCAGCCGCCGGACGAGGTGATGGCCGCGTTCGACGCCAACCCGTTCCTGAAGGGGCTAGAGCGCTTCGCGATTGGCCACTTCGCGACCCAAGGCGACGGCAACCACTTCGCCTATGTCGGCCATCTCAGGTCGACGGGGCAGGTGGCGCTGGTGACGCATCACGGCTCCCGCGGCCTCGGCGCGCAGATCTACAAGCGCGGCATGGCGGTGGCGAAGCGGCACACCGCGATCCACGCGCCGAAGGTGCCGGACCACAGCGCCTGGATCAAGGCGTCGAGCGACGACGGCCGGGCGTATTGGGAGGCGCTGCAGGCGGCGCGGCTCTGGACCAAGTCCAACCATCACGCGATCCACGATCTCGCGGCGGCGAGGCTCGGCAACAAGGTCGTCGACCGGTTCTGGAACGAGCACAATTTCGTTTTCCGGAAATCGGATGGCCTGTACTACCACGGCAAGGGCGCGACGCCGAACTGGTCCGGCTTCTCGGCGGATGACGACGGGCGTACCATCGTCCCGCTCAACATGGCCGAGCCGGTGCTGATCCTCGGGCATCGCGATAACAAGGATGCGCTCGGCTTCGCGCCCCACGGCGCCGGCCGCAATCTCGGCCGCAAGGCGTTCCTGCGAGAGAACAGGCCGGAGCTGCCTGTCGGCATCGATGCGCGCTTCTATTGCGGCAAGGCCGATTTGTCGGAGTTGCCGCAGGCCTATAAGAACGCGGCCTCGGTGCGGTCGCAGATCGCACGCTTCGGGCTCGGCGATGTCATCGACGAGGTGATCCCCTACGGCTCGATCATGGCCGGCGACTGGGAAGCCGACGCGCCATGGCGCAAGGGACGGTGA
- a CDS encoding type II toxin-antitoxin system RelE/ParE family toxin has translation MIRSFADRATERLFRDHVCPAKWRNFEAIALRKLDMVDAAVRLDDLRSPPGNRLEALKGDRRGQHSIRINQQWRICFEWTPEGPALVEIIDYH, from the coding sequence ATGATCCGCAGCTTCGCTGACAGGGCCACCGAGCGGCTGTTCCGCGACCATGTCTGTCCCGCAAAGTGGCGGAACTTCGAAGCCATCGCTTTGCGGAAGCTCGACATGGTAGATGCTGCCGTCCGTCTGGACGATCTGCGGTCCCCGCCGGGTAATCGACTGGAGGCGCTAAAAGGCGATCGCCGGGGTCAACATTCCATCAGGATCAACCAGCAATGGCGGATCTGCTTTGAATGGACGCCAGAGGGTCCGGCACTGGTGGAGATCATAGATTATCACTGA
- a CDS encoding OpgC domain-containing protein, which yields MATPNGFAGLQRIERDVRLDLFRGIGLWMIFLDHIPHDVVSWLTLRNYGFSDAAEFFVFISGYLVGFIYAPVVRAGLFLAAAKRLIRRALQMYVAHIMLFLLFTAQIARTARRFDSKMYEDEFNVFNFLQHPDELIGQAITLRYKPVNLDVLPLYITLIAASPFMLWCLVRRPNLTLAASCVLYALSRWFDWNIPSYPPGTTWYFNPFCWQLLFVFAAWCGNGGFAAIARFVWSRAAMWLAVAWLGFAFLIVMTWHLPALAAMVPKWMIKVIYPIDKTDLDLFRLTHFFALATWVSYLVPRDWPPLKARWTFPMRLCGRHSLPIFCLGVFLSFSAHWILMQYTRGVWEQLAVSIAGILIMIGAAWLLERAGEVPDLFVDVLDSKDVDVTTERVKV from the coding sequence ATGGCCACTCCGAATGGCTTTGCCGGTCTACAGCGGATCGAGCGGGATGTCCGGCTGGACCTGTTTCGAGGGATCGGGCTCTGGATGATCTTTCTCGATCATATCCCGCATGACGTCGTCTCGTGGCTGACCCTGCGGAATTACGGCTTCAGCGATGCCGCTGAGTTCTTCGTCTTCATCTCGGGCTATCTGGTCGGCTTCATCTATGCGCCCGTCGTCCGCGCCGGCCTGTTCCTGGCCGCGGCCAAGCGACTGATCCGGCGGGCGCTGCAGATGTATGTCGCGCACATCATGCTGTTTCTGCTGTTCACGGCCCAGATCGCGCGCACCGCGCGGCGGTTCGACAGTAAGATGTACGAGGACGAGTTCAACGTCTTCAATTTCCTGCAGCATCCGGACGAGCTGATCGGGCAGGCGATCACGCTGCGCTACAAGCCGGTGAACCTGGACGTGCTGCCGCTCTACATCACCCTGATCGCAGCCTCGCCCTTCATGCTGTGGTGTCTCGTTCGTCGGCCGAACCTGACGCTCGCAGCTTCGTGTGTGCTCTATGCGCTGTCCCGCTGGTTCGACTGGAACATCCCGTCCTATCCTCCGGGGACGACCTGGTACTTCAATCCGTTCTGCTGGCAGCTATTGTTCGTGTTCGCGGCCTGGTGCGGCAATGGCGGGTTTGCCGCGATCGCCCGCTTCGTCTGGTCGCGCGCGGCGATGTGGCTCGCGGTGGCGTGGCTGGGGTTCGCTTTCCTGATCGTGATGACGTGGCACCTTCCGGCGCTGGCGGCGATGGTGCCGAAATGGATGATCAAGGTGATCTATCCGATCGACAAGACCGATCTCGACCTGTTCCGCCTGACGCACTTCTTCGCTCTGGCGACCTGGGTCTCCTATCTCGTGCCGCGCGACTGGCCGCCGCTGAAGGCGCGCTGGACATTCCCGATGCGGCTCTGCGGTCGGCATTCGCTGCCGATCTTCTGCCTCGGCGTATTCCTGTCGTTTTCAGCGCATTGGATTCTCATGCAATACACGCGCGGAGTCTGGGAGCAGCTCGCGGTCAGCATCGCCGGCATCCTGATCATGATAGGCGCCGCGTGGCTGCTGGAGCGCGCCGGAGAGGTGCCCGACCTGTTCGTCGATGTGCTGGACAGCAAGGACGTCGACGTCACGACCGAACGCGTGAAGGTGTGA
- a CDS encoding 2OG-Fe(II) oxygenase, whose amino-acid sequence MTELTWRADNIETIASFLSAAECEEYIRLGELMGFEDATLFAPRGVKDYRNNDRVLVDDADRAQSLYQRLIGHLAPSFQHRWSPIGLTERLRLYRYDVGQKFEWHRDGHFERDNGERSQLTFMIYLNDDFEGGSTSFCDDTGLMPDGPLRITPEKGMALLFHHPIMHRGDPVTKGRKYVLRTDVMYRRTT is encoded by the coding sequence ATGACGGAATTGACCTGGCGAGCCGACAACATCGAGACGATCGCGAGCTTCCTCTCCGCAGCGGAGTGCGAGGAATACATTCGCTTGGGCGAATTGATGGGATTCGAGGATGCAACCCTGTTCGCGCCTCGTGGTGTGAAGGACTATCGCAACAACGACCGTGTCCTCGTCGACGATGCCGACCGCGCGCAGTCCCTGTATCAGCGGCTGATCGGCCATCTCGCGCCATCGTTTCAGCACAGATGGTCGCCCATCGGGCTGACCGAGCGGCTGCGGCTGTATCGCTATGATGTCGGACAGAAGTTCGAATGGCATCGTGACGGCCATTTCGAACGCGACAATGGCGAGCGCAGCCAGCTCACCTTCATGATCTATCTGAACGACGATTTTGAAGGCGGTTCGACCTCGTTCTGCGACGACACCGGTCTGATGCCGGACGGTCCGTTGCGCATCACGCCGGAGAAGGGCATGGCGCTGCTATTCCACCATCCGATCATGCATCGGGGTGATCCCGTCACGAAGGGCCGCAAATACGTGCTGCGCACCGACGTGATGTATCGGCGCACTACGTAG
- a CDS encoding DUF2778 domain-containing protein, which translates to MSNSRVVLTARNRRKSSLIAFSHKLIGGVAVACLIGGCAVTVYTKIIAADAYPTLGSAEHEEPVVRPAPRHVARSASDAVGDAFAAFPDVAAPATVATITPQMFNDRFGAAVPQGVASNAASGTPPLPRLAEAAPKPLEAPKVAEAPKKDARPPMQLALANPNPKQPPAQAATPSQGAEASGPKNGFSLRSMTDRAKAAVLSITGERHSIQEKLWGKPENQDGGLLAYASADASITATITKDPTRGGRPPYDTSTAVYDISAKAVYLPDGTKLEAHSGLGDNLDDPRSEKVKMRGVTPPHIYELKPREALFHGVPALRLNPIGGEDAIHGRNGLLAHTFMLGPNGDSNGCVSFRDYSAFLDAYKNKGIRKLAVLSRID; encoded by the coding sequence CCTGATCGGAGGCTGCGCCGTCACGGTCTATACCAAGATCATCGCGGCCGATGCTTATCCGACGCTGGGCAGCGCGGAGCACGAGGAGCCCGTCGTTCGTCCGGCGCCGCGCCATGTCGCGCGCAGCGCCTCCGACGCCGTGGGCGATGCCTTCGCGGCTTTCCCGGACGTCGCGGCGCCGGCGACGGTCGCCACCATCACGCCGCAGATGTTCAACGACCGCTTCGGTGCGGCCGTGCCGCAGGGCGTGGCCTCCAACGCCGCCAGCGGAACGCCGCCACTGCCCAGGCTCGCCGAGGCCGCGCCGAAACCGCTCGAGGCTCCCAAGGTCGCTGAGGCGCCGAAGAAGGACGCCCGGCCGCCGATGCAGCTGGCGCTGGCCAACCCCAATCCCAAGCAGCCGCCGGCGCAGGCCGCGACGCCTTCGCAGGGCGCCGAGGCGAGTGGGCCGAAGAACGGATTCTCGCTGCGGTCGATGACCGACCGCGCCAAGGCCGCCGTGCTCTCGATCACCGGCGAACGCCATTCGATCCAGGAAAAGCTCTGGGGCAAGCCGGAGAACCAGGACGGCGGGCTGCTCGCCTATGCCTCGGCTGACGCCAGCATCACCGCGACCATCACCAAGGATCCGACCCGAGGCGGCCGGCCGCCCTACGACACCAGCACCGCGGTTTATGACATCTCGGCCAAGGCCGTGTATCTGCCCGACGGTACCAAGCTCGAAGCGCATTCCGGCCTCGGCGACAATCTCGACGATCCGCGCTCGGAGAAGGTCAAGATGCGCGGCGTCACGCCGCCGCACATCTACGAACTGAAGCCGCGCGAGGCGCTGTTCCACGGCGTGCCGGCGCTGCGGCTCAACCCGATCGGCGGCGAGGATGCGATCCACGGCCGCAACGGCCTGCTGGCGCACACCTTCATGCTCGGGCCGAACGGCGACTCCAACGGCTGCGTCTCGTTCCGCGACTACTCCGCGTTCCTCGATGCCTACAAGAACAAGGGCATCCGCAAGCTCGCCGTGCTCTCGCGCATCGACTGA
- a CDS encoding DUF2059 domain-containing protein: MRERILITVAVVLALTGVARAQPPSPDGLAAARRLVATMKLPEQYKAMLPTILLGIKPALVQDRPEIERDYDAMAAAVSDAYAPFYDAMVDGVSALYANTFTVDELRQIEAFYRSAVGQKFLAEAPALAQRREIIVQDIGRKAGDELKARLTDSLRQKGHRL; this comes from the coding sequence ATGCGCGAACGCATCCTGATCACGGTGGCCGTTGTCCTGGCTCTGACCGGCGTCGCCCGCGCGCAGCCGCCCTCGCCAGACGGGCTTGCCGCCGCGCGTCGTCTGGTCGCGACGATGAAGCTTCCGGAGCAATACAAGGCCATGCTGCCGACCATTCTGCTCGGCATCAAGCCGGCGCTGGTGCAGGACCGTCCGGAGATCGAGCGCGACTACGACGCAATGGCGGCGGCGGTCAGTGACGCCTACGCGCCGTTCTACGACGCCATGGTCGACGGTGTCTCAGCGCTCTATGCCAACACGTTTACGGTCGACGAGCTGCGGCAGATCGAGGCGTTCTATCGTTCGGCAGTCGGCCAAAAGTTCCTGGCCGAGGCGCCTGCGCTCGCGCAACGGCGCGAGATCATCGTGCAGGACATCGGCCGCAAGGCTGGCGATGAGCTGAAGGCGCGCCTGACGGATTCGCTGCGGCAGAAGGGACATCGGCTGTGA
- a CDS encoding HNH endonuclease, producing MSATHPALVLNADFQPLSYFPLSVFNWQDAIRAVVGESHVVVAEYEQVVRSPSVTMRLPSVIALRDYVRPATRVAFTRFNVFLRDRFQCQYCGGRYLHGELTFDHVVPRADGGETSWTNIVAACSPCNAHKDRRRLAPRRPPFEPTRHELMAAQRLFPPRFLHETWQDYLYWDVELER from the coding sequence ATGTCAGCAACACACCCGGCGCTCGTTCTCAATGCCGATTTCCAGCCGCTGAGTTACTTTCCGCTGTCGGTCTTCAACTGGCAGGACGCGATCAGGGCCGTGGTCGGCGAGTCCCACGTCGTCGTCGCGGAGTACGAGCAGGTCGTGCGCAGCCCGAGTGTCACGATGCGGCTGCCATCGGTGATCGCGCTGCGCGACTATGTCAGGCCGGCGACGCGGGTCGCGTTCACGCGATTCAACGTCTTCCTGCGCGATCGCTTCCAGTGTCAGTACTGCGGCGGCCGGTATCTGCACGGCGAGCTCACGTTCGATCACGTGGTGCCGCGGGCGGATGGCGGCGAGACGTCCTGGACCAACATCGTGGCGGCGTGCAGTCCCTGCAACGCGCACAAGGACCGGCGCCGCCTCGCGCCGCGGCGACCGCCGTTCGAGCCGACACGGCACGAGCTGATGGCCGCGCAGCGCCTGTTCCCGCCGCGATTCCTGCATGAGACTTGGCAGGACTATCTCTACTGGGACGTGGAGCTCGAGCGTTGA
- a CDS encoding HigA family addiction module antitoxin yields MPRLRTHPGEVLREEFLLPLGLSARSLAKMLDVPPNRLTEIMRGTRDVTADTALRLGRYFGTDPRFWMNLQTAYDLSKAEQTQNYKKIVPRDAA; encoded by the coding sequence ATGCCCCGCCTGCGCACCCATCCCGGCGAAGTGCTCCGCGAGGAATTCCTCCTTCCTCTCGGGCTGTCCGCGCGTTCGCTGGCGAAAATGCTGGACGTTCCGCCCAATCGCCTCACCGAGATCATGCGCGGCACTCGCGATGTCACGGCCGACACCGCGCTCCGGCTCGGCCGCTACTTCGGCACCGACCCGCGCTTCTGGATGAACTTGCAGACCGCCTACGACCTCTCGAAGGCGGAGCAGACCCAGAACTACAAGAAGATCGTGCCGCGCGACGCCGCTTGA
- a CDS encoding slipin family protein, which translates to MSWQIVTKAVTVADGERALVWRDGQLARVLGPGRHMLLDPLHRLKVQVYDVVRTEYTAERYAVLKAARPDLAAELFAAVETGANEIAIVSLDGRPTHLLTPWQTRVFWKVATSVEVERIDVADDVRVSARHLAMIERNRPSIVTEVVVENHEAGLLHVEGRLTERLAPGRHAFWVVGRKIEVKRLDLRPSALEITAQEMLTKDRIALRVTLTAFRRIVDPERVVATTPDVDAWLYRLVQFAIREAVASRTLDEVLAAKAALDAELRDYVRARLDGAGIEVTELGVKDVILPGEIRDLVNKVVEAERTAKANLIRRQEETAATRSLLNTAKLMEDNPLLLRLKELESLERLVEKVGRIDLHAGEGAGLDALLTGLMRMKPAETV; encoded by the coding sequence ATGAGCTGGCAGATTGTGACCAAGGCCGTGACGGTTGCGGATGGTGAGCGGGCGCTGGTCTGGCGTGACGGCCAGCTCGCGCGTGTGCTCGGCCCCGGCCGTCATATGCTGCTCGATCCGCTGCACCGGCTGAAGGTGCAGGTGTACGACGTGGTCCGGACCGAATACACCGCCGAGCGCTACGCGGTGCTGAAGGCCGCACGGCCTGATCTCGCTGCCGAGCTGTTCGCAGCGGTCGAGACCGGCGCGAACGAGATCGCGATCGTCAGCCTCGACGGTCGGCCGACGCATCTGCTGACGCCCTGGCAGACGCGGGTGTTCTGGAAGGTCGCAACGTCAGTGGAGGTCGAGCGCATCGATGTCGCTGATGACGTGCGCGTGAGCGCGCGGCATCTGGCGATGATCGAGCGCAACCGGCCGAGCATCGTGACCGAGGTGGTGGTCGAGAACCACGAGGCGGGCCTGCTCCACGTCGAGGGCCGGCTGACCGAGCGGCTTGCGCCCGGCCGGCATGCCTTCTGGGTGGTCGGCCGCAAGATCGAGGTCAAGCGGCTCGACCTGCGGCCGTCGGCGCTCGAGATCACCGCGCAGGAGATGCTGACCAAGGATCGCATCGCGCTGCGGGTGACCTTGACGGCGTTCCGGCGGATCGTCGATCCCGAGCGGGTGGTGGCGACCACGCCGGACGTCGATGCGTGGCTGTATCGCCTGGTGCAGTTCGCGATCCGCGAGGCGGTGGCCTCACGCACGCTCGACGAGGTGCTGGCGGCCAAGGCCGCGCTCGATGCCGAGCTGCGCGACTACGTGCGTGCGCGTCTCGATGGGGCGGGCATCGAGGTGACGGAGCTCGGCGTGAAGGACGTGATCCTGCCCGGCGAGATCCGCGACCTCGTCAACAAGGTGGTGGAGGCGGAGCGGACGGCGAAGGCCAACCTGATCCGCCGGCAGGAGGAGACCGCGGCGACGCGCTCGCTCCTCAACACCGCCAAGCTGATGGAGGACAACCCGCTGCTGTTGCGGCTCAAGGAGCTGGAGTCGCTGGAGCGCCTTGTCGAGAAGGTCGGCCGCATCGACCTGCATGCCGGCGAGGGCGCAGGCCTCGATGCGCTGCTGACGGGGCTGATGCGGATGAAGCCGGCGGAGACGGTGTGA